The following is a genomic window from Polypterus senegalus isolate Bchr_013 chromosome 9, ASM1683550v1, whole genome shotgun sequence.
AAGATAACATCATAGGAATTACTCTTGATGTTGGTGGGGATGCTCTCCTTCTGAAACAGAACAGAAGAATTAGACATGATCACAGGTCACTGGTCCTTCTACTGTTTGTCTCAGCTATAGGCATACCTTCAACGAGACTTTTTTACTGTTACCCTCTTCAACACAGGCAATGGTGTATGTGATGTAGTCTTTGGTCACCTGAACTGTCACCGGTatgcctttgtgttttgtgggagaGCTCTCTGTGGATCGGTACTTCTGAATCTTGAATGTGTTTGTTTCTGCAAAAGTAAAGAATAAGATACCAGTTTCTAAAATTCTAACAAGACATCCTTTGTTTTTTGATGATGTACTTCTGTATTAGggaaaaaaggttaaaggttatttccatgctgaaaaggaaagaatgtTAAAGACTCTACATTttggatgtacagtaatccctcctcgatcacgggggttgcgttccagaaccccccgcgataggtgaaaatccgcgaagtagaaaccatatgtttgtatgattatttttatatattttaagcccttagaaactctcccacacggtttataaatattctccgcacagttatacagtaaacccttgtttatcgcggttaatccgttccagacagataaatgaatttccacgaagtaggattctttatttataaatctaatattttcgcagttagagcatagaaaacctgtttacgaccttctaaatacgtttaacattattagagccctctagacatgaaataacaccctttagtcaaaagtttaaactgtgctccatgacaagacagagatgacagttctttctcacaattaaaagaatgcaaacatatcttcctcttcaaagtgcgcgtaaggagcggagaatgtcagagagagagagagtaaagtaaacaatgaaaaatcaatagggctgttgcgcttttaagtatgcaagcaccgctataaagcagcggcaatgaagggatcaatgcgaaggtagcctttcagcattttttacaggagtgtccgtatcttctaagcaaacagcctctgtgcaaaaagcccctctgctcacatctcctccgtcaagcgcagagaccgtcagagacagagagagagagcgcgagattaaagcaaacaatcaaaaaatcaataagtgtgcttttggacgcacctcgataaagcggcatttcttagaggagcgtccgtatccactaggcaaacagcttctgtgcaagcagcacctctgctcacaccctcctccgtcaggcagagaatgtcagagagggtgagatagaggcagagacaagcaaacaatcgagcaccgcgcaggaggcatatcttatagcattgaggagttttagttaatatgtaatacgtgctctgattgggtagcttctaagccatccgccaatagcgtcccttgtatgaaatcaactgggcaaacaaactgaggaagcatgtaccataaattaaaagacccattgtccgcagaaatctgcgaatcagcgaaaaatccatatatacatttacatatgcttacatataaaatccgcgatagagcaaaaccgcgaaagtcaaagcgcgatacagcaagggatcactgtataggcTTCATCAGGAGTTCAGCTGAAAAGGAAAAGCAAGGTGGAAGGCAAGAACAAAGTCAGtgcagatgaaaggagaaaggGTACAAATAGGTGAGAAAAAGCTGCCATCAGAGAAGATGACAGGAGAgacctttgttttatttgaaaagtgtcttttaaTCCTTGTGAAAAAGTACAAATAGAGAGAGATCAGTGTGGAGAAGGTTGAAGAATGTGAAGTGTTCCATAATAGGCTTTATAAAGTCTTTAATTTTAATGGCTGGCGTGTGTTCCCTAAAACTTTCTGCTGGCCACCTCCCTGTTTCACCTATGTAGAGCAGAGACCTTTTGTTTAATATCTGATATACCCAAGGGACCACATACGATTATGTCCCCAACTATACCCTTGTAAGTGACACAGTGGCTCctgttacagctcaaagtgcCTAGTGAGGAACACGGCTCTCCTCTGTGAAGTGAGCTGCACACAAAAAGTTACGTGGTTGAATGAAAGATCAAGGGAGggttataaaggaaaaaaaacactcctGTGGAATGATCAGGTGTGCAAAATGGAGGAATGTTGTTTGATGACCTGTAAGAGAGACAGAGCGTTAGGATGGAATGGAAGAACCAGTGGGATGTGGGTTTCATTATTGGGATTCCTTTTACAGAGTGGATTTAACTCCTCATTCGGAGTACTGAGTCTAAGGAAAACTGAAAGAGGTATAGAATAAAAGAAATAGTggtccctcgctatatcgtgcttcgactttcacggcttcacttcatcgcggattttaaatgtaagcacatctaaatatatatcacggatttttcgctggttcgcagatttctgcggacaatgggtcttttaatttatggtacatgcttcctcagttttttttgcctagttgatttcatacaagggacgctattggcggatggctgagaagctacccaatcagagcactattacatattaaataaaactcctcaatgatatacgatatgcttcccgtgcagttCTTCGCACACTTTAAAGCTCTACcagctcgtattgatttttgattgtttgcttttctctctctgtctctctttctctgacattctctgctcctgacactcttctttgaagaggaagatatgtttgcattcttttaattgtgtataagaactgtcatctctgtcttgtcatggagcacagtttaaacttttgactaaagggtgttctttcatgtctagagggctcgaataatgttaaacgtatttagaaggtaaacaggttttctatggtctaactgcgaaaatattagatttataaataaagaatcctacttcgtggaaattcatttatcacggtagagtctggaacggattaaccacgataaacgagggtttactgtataactgtgtggggaatatttatttaaaatatataaaaatatccatacaaacatatggtttctattttgcggattttcacctattgcggggggttctggaatgcaacccccgcgatcgaagagggattactgtactctccATTAGGCCAACAAAAATGTTTGCAGAGATATGTCCCATTCTAGTCTCACTGTAGCTCCAGTCCTGGTGAAAAAATTTGTTAAAAGAAGAGAGAGTATTAAGAGCAAGAACCAGTTCTGCCTGTCTGAAGGCAATGAGACCATTATCATAAGGAACAACTTTGTACAGAGGTGTGATATCCATGGTAAAGGTAAAGCAATCAGGACTGTGAAAGCTGTCAATTGACTGGAAAACTGTTGTTTTAAATTAGTCATACACACAGCTACAAGTGGCATTTCATTATCTGATTCtctgtttaaataaattatgtgttgcaaatacacatacatattacgtattaaacaattttctttcaccCATGGAAGTTGACTATTTGCTAAGCACGTGCAGTTACCCAAAGTAAATTACAGAAGAGGTTAATATAATCAGGGAAACATCATTCTAGgggactgtttaggaacaagtgttacagaacaatattacaaaattgatcaccagTGTAGTGAAGAGCTTAGAACAAAATGCAAGCGAGTTACAATTCAATTACTAAAATCAGTTAgtcagaaattcaccaaacaagagagtcttcaaacacttggCAGTCAACAAATGTTTCCTCATTGGACATattcataatttttaatgtaaaatctgAGCTAGATTTCTTACCCGATTTAGATTCCATAACAGTCCTGTCCTGGAAAATTAGTTCTGCATTATCAAGCATCAGAATTTGTTTTCTTccatttctaattattttgcaAATTGGACCAGAGTCACACCTATTGAAGTCATCTGATTGCAGTTCTGGTTAAAAACATTAATTCAggacattaaaataatatactgtatccaCTCTCACCTTACacaagcaataaaaataataattagattaATTATGTTTACTATTGTTTCTCTTACCATCATCTTCTTCATCACCACCACAAGGCgttactgtaaaaagaaaaaaaaaaacagcaaattgatgaacacaatttatatttttagaggatgtaaaattttacttaagttactatgcattataaataaaatattatacttcTTCAGCTCCAGCTCTACAATGGGTTTAAGCAAGTGAAGCCAGAAGTACCAGTATGGTAAGTATATGTAacggcataaaaaaaaaatacagtcatgtgaaaacattaggacaccctttgaaagcatgtggttttttgtaacatttttaataaatggttatttcatctccgtttcaacaatacagagagattaaagtaatccaactaaacaaagaaaactgaagaaaagtcttttcaagatcttctgtaaatgtcattctacaaaaatgcctattctaactgaggaaaaagataggacacccttgcccctaatagcgagtgttacctcctttggctgaaataactgcagtgagacggttcttgtagccatctaccagtcttcgacatcggtctgaggaaattttaccccactcctcaatgcagaactttttcagctgtgagatgtttgaggggtttcttgcacgtacagcccttttcaagtcaccccacagcatctcaatgggattcaaatctggactttgacttggccattccaggactctccatttcttctttttcagccaatctttggttgatttactagtatgttttgggtcattgtcatgttgcatggtccagttccgcttcagctttaattttctaactgatggtctcacatgttcttcaagcaccttctgatacacagtagaattcatcgtggattctatgatggtgagctgaccaggtcctgctgcagcaaagcagccccaaaccatgacacttccacctccatgcttcacagttggtatgaggttcttttcttggaatgctgtgtttggtttacgccaaacatgtcctctgctgttgtgtccaaataattcaattttggactcatctgtccaaagaacattattccagaagtcctggtctttgtcaactttatctctggcaaatgtcagtctggcctcgatgtttctcttggaaagcaaaggtttcctccttgcacacctcccatgcaagttaaacttgtacagtctctttctgattgtagaggcatgtacttctacatcaacagtagccagagcctgctgtagttctcgagatgacactttagggtttttggagacctcttttagcatcttgcggtctgctcttggggtgaacttgctggggcgaccagtcctgggcatgttggcagttgttttgaaagccctccacttgtagactatcttccggacagtggaatggctgatttcaaaatcttttgagatctttttaaatcccttcccagactcataggctgctacaatcttttttctgaagtcctctgacagctcttttgttctcaccatggtgctcactctcacttcaacagtcaggagcacaccaaactaaatgtctgaggtttaaatagggcaagcctcattcaacatgcagagtaacgatctactaattatgtgcacctggtgtgatatacctgtgtgagatctgagccaatttaagagggaatacatgtgagggtgtcctatctttttcctcagttagaataggcatttttgtagaatgacatttacagaagatcttgaaaagacttttcttcagttttctttgtttagttggattactttaatctctctgtattgttgaaacggagatgaaataaccatttattaaaaatgttacaaaaaaccacatgctttcaaagggtgtcctaatgttttcacatgactgtaagtCATATGAGGATATTAATGTTCAAAGCTAACATTACCGCACTGTCGTTtaatcaatacaaaaaaaataaataaaaaatggactGAAAAAAAGACCTCAGAATGTGTACTATGGAAGCCAACACTAATTAACCTTGCTAGTAGTATGAACATAC
Proteins encoded in this region:
- the LOC120535822 gene encoding uncharacterized protein LOC120535822 isoform X2, which encodes MSEEQICLKFVDVTEDNELIFEVTPCGGDEEDDELQSDDFNRCDSGPICKIIRNGRKQILMLDNAELIFQDRTVMESKSETNTFKIQKYRSTESSPTKHKGIPVTVQVTKDYITYTIACVEEGNSKKVSLKESIPTNIKSNSYDVIFHLKSVPHLAGIYQFESAKWDQWFLACEKQTNPELYKLTVKQIGTDEVDSNTEHSHLTIEDETGNTS
- the LOC120535822 gene encoding uncharacterized protein LOC120535822 isoform X1, with protein sequence MSEEQICLKFVDVTEDNELIFEVTPCGGDEEDDELQSDDFNRCDSGPICKIIRNGRKQILMLDNAELIFQDRTVMESKSETNTFKIQKYRSTESSPTKHKGIPVTVQVTKDYITYTIACVEEGNSKKVSLKKESIPTNIKSNSYDVIFHLKSVPHLAGIYQFESAKWDQWFLACEKQTNPELYKLTVKQIGTDEVDSNTEHSHLTIEDETGNTS